The DNA segment ATCATAAAAAACATCACTATTTCAAACGACTAAAAGCTAACTATCTCTATCTACAAACCAGATATTATATAATTGAGAAGGCGTTAAATACTCAAATAAATTTGGGCAAGGTACTTTTGAATAACCTGCTCGTCTATTTTCTTTATCTGAAATGGCTTTCACATTAAAAAATTCTTTAGGATCATCATAATGTGCCTTTCTTCTCCAAGATGGGTGTTGTTTTATGCTAGGAGCAATATGACTAAAATAATGTGCCAGTTCTTTTTCTAAAAAAGCCTTTCTTGGTAATGGTTTACAATACAAACCATTATCCGACAGTCCTACTGTTAAACGTATCAACCATTCTAATGGGTCACGCCAGCCTGATACTGCTTTCATCATACCTTCTAATCGCTCTGGCTCTACATCTGGGTTCATAAAATCAATTAAAAAACGTTGCATTAAGAATAAATTCCCTCTTTGAGGTCGTTGTGCCATACCCCAAAACCACATCGAATAGTCACAAAAATTCATTCGTGAATCATCTGCAAAATATTTAGTCGTTTTTATATAAGGGTGAACCCAGATTGTTATTTTATAAGGATCTCGAATATCCAAATAATCATGTAATGGACGGACTAATTTATTAATTTCGGTAACATATAATTTCCCCTTCGCATAGGTATAAATAATCCCTCTCTTACGGTCAAATCGAATCCGCCGTTTATTTGGCCATAATATCATTGTCAATAAGAAAATATAATATGCGACCATCCCATAACCGTCCCATACTCTATGTTTATGTTTTTCCCACATTTCAGCCATATATTCCGCTTTACTATCACCCTCTTTAGTAAAACCCAAATTGTTTCTATCTTCTCTCCATTTCCAATTTTCTTGAAACCTTGTTTCTGGCATAAAAGAAAATTGTAATGAATGAATATTCATCGCCCTGTATTCAGGATGAATAAAATCATAATAGACAGCCAAAGAGAGCATAAATAAGAAAATAAATTTTATAGGTCCTAGCCACTGTTCTTTAAGCTCTAATGTATTATCATCTATCTTTTTAAACCAACGGCGAATGGCATACTTTTCTCTACGACTTAGTTGATGAATACTCATCTTTTCACCTCCCTTAATCCATAAATAGGCCAGTAGCCCGACCCTCTTTCTCTGGCTATTTTAGTTAACGCATTCTTATATTCAACCGTTTCACTGTATCCTTCAAATTCCTCATCTTCCTTATCTGTAAATGTGGCATCAATACGAATCGCTTTATCTGTTATCTTTTCTTCCTTTAAATCAATCACAACAAAACTTTGTGAGATTAATTGTGCCTTCCAAGTCAGCTTATTGGTGATTAGTTTACCTTCTCTAATCACACTGTACTTAACGATTAAGTTAGTTGTATTAGGAGGTGTTTTACTAAACTCGGCACATCTAATAGTCACGAAACGAGTCCCAGTAGATAGTTGACTGACTTGTAAGCCACCTAAAATACCATATTCATACAATTCTTCAATAAAACCTCTGTTGATACGGCTATATTCAAAAGATTCTTCAGTAGGAATATCGCTCTCTGACGCTTTCTTTGCTTCAAGATTGGCTAATATTTTGGCGTCATTTATTTGTCTTGATATTTCCTCTCGCTCTTCCAATCTCCAAAACGGATAATTTTCAGAATTTCCCCAAAACCCTGTACTTAGCCAACTTTGTAATTCATCTTTAGCAAAGAAAAATAAGATCCCTCCTGCTATAATCGCAATAATAGCGGCTACAAATAGTACTGGTGCCATAGCAGAGCCTAATCCAGCCATTAATGTCCCCTTCGCTGCTCCTGCCGTCATTATACTTACAGCACCACCCGCTGTCGTTACCGCCCCTGATATCATAATCATTCGATAGCTCCATAAAGCTATTTTATCATCATGCCTTATCGCTGCTTCAATGCCTCCATAAGCAATAATCATACCCGCTACGCCTGCAATAATATTTAACCCAAGAACACCAAAAGCGACCTTATTCGCCCCCACTGTTCGTAAACTTAATTTTCCGGCTCCTTTTGGTGGAACTATCTTATCCGGCATCTCAGGTATCCCCAAACTCTTTGCCCACGCCTTACCTGACGCCACACCCCAAGTCGCCAACGTAATATCTGTTATTGCCGCCGTTTTTAACAACACCCTATTTGTTGCTAAATACTCCACCCCACTGTGTGACAATTTACGTTGTATCGCATCATCTGAACTTAATGATAACAATCCCGTAAAAATACCCATTACCCCTACTGCTCCATGAAAATGTTGAGCCTTCAATTGGCTTATCTTTTCTGCCGCCTGAATCTTCATTTTCCCTGCTTTTATCTTCGGCTTTAATAACTTTTTCAACTGGCGTAAATACGGTCTTCTTTCTCGGCGATCTATTCTTTTTCGCAACATCTCTGCCTTGGTTTCTGATAAAATCTCTTCTATCATTGCAGAAAAAAACTCATCTGGTGTTTTATCTAAACCTTCTAAATTATAAATACGAGATAGTTTTTCACTCGATAATGCAACCTTAGTATTGTCTAAATCTAATATCCATTGTTTAACTAATACTCGACCACTCGTATAAAAAAGCTTCTCCATCCCCCAATAAAATGGGGCTAACAATTTACTGCTTATTCGCCTATCTTTATGAATCAGACTAACAATACTATCCACTTTATCTAACATTGATGATAAAAAACCAACCCATTCACTTAAATCAAAGGCATTATCTTCTTTTTGAAGTGTCGCGCCCAACACCGAATTAATTACCTTCTCTCCCTCTGGAGAGCATTCCAATGAGTAACAAACATCGCCCACTGTAGACAACAAACAACCACTTCCAAGTATTGCCCCATTATCCGTCTTCGCCTGCTTTACTCCCTTTCCCAAAGCCTCTATATAACCCGAAAAAGACGGTCTTTTCGCTAACGTCGCTATCATCGCCACTATCTCTTTAGTGGGGGTCTCATAATCCTCTATCCCTTTCTTTGCAATTTTTTTATATTCATCTTCAAAATCAACTATAAGTTGCTTTTTATACATATCTTGTTCAAATAACGTCTTTTCCTTACCCTCATAAGTCGTCCCTCTCAACTTATGCATTAACTTAGGGTGGATTATATCCCCTATTGTCAAAGGATAAGCATATTCAGCAAAATACTGCTTCTGCCTTTCCGATAAAATTATATGACACTGTTGTAATTCCTGTATCTCTCCTAAGGTGTCTCTTAATGCAACGATTAACCCTTTTTCTCCATCTAACGTCTTTATCGGCATTTCCGCATTCACAACACAAGTATGCCACACCTCACTCAACACTAATAAATTTTCTTTACTGCTATACTCCAACACAAACTCATCAATCTTTTCCAATGGGGCTGAATATGTCGTTATTTTATCCCTCTCATCTGTATTTACTGATACCATCAATTTTTGACGTAATTTATCATCACTCTCTAAACTATCAAATAACTGTGGCGGCCAGGCATAATCACTATACGCAATATCAATAAACTTAACATCTGGATCGACAAAGACCGTATCATATCCCCTTAACTCCGCTCTATCCCAATTCCCTTCTGCCCCCTCTTCTTTCCAATTATAAAGAAAAAATGTCGGCTTACCCGAATAATTTTTCATCTCTATCTTAGTAGAATGAAAAACGCCATTCGCATCATTATGATTTGTCGAATAGCGAAATACCATCCATTTACCCTTACAGTCCGTTGATGACTCTCTATGTTGAGTATGAGCATAAATATAGATAAAACCTTGACGGATTTGTTGTAATTGGTGCACGTCAGTACGACTCATTCCACTTGGCTCAGGAATATTACCTATAACTGGGTGTTGATAAGAAGCTTGCCCTCCTTTTACTTTATCAATATAATCTTTCGTTAAACCATAGCGAACAGGATAAATTGGTATCTTTGGTACTCCACATTGACGCTCTGACCAATCTACATTATCCAATGAAAAATCTTTTGCTATCTTTTGATAATCTTCAAAACTAAAATCTGATATAACCTTTTTTATCATAAAAAACATCACTATTTCAAACGACTAAAAGCTAACTATCTCTATCTACAAACCAGATATTATATAATTGAGAAGGCGTTAAATACTCAAATAAATTTGGGCAAGGTACTTTTGAATAACCTGCTCGTCTATTTTCTTTATCTGAAATGGCTTTCACATTAAAAAATTCTTTAGGATCATCATAATGTGCCTTTCTTCTCCAAGATGGGTGTTGTTTTATGCTAGGAGCAATATGACTAAAATAATGTGCCAGTTCTTTTTCTAAAAAAGCCTTTCTTGGTAATGGTTTACAATACAAACCATTATCCGACAGTCCTACTGTTAAACGTATCAACCATTCTAACGGGTCACGCCAGCCGGATACTGCTTTCATCATACCTTCTAATCGCTCTGGCTCTACATCTGGGTTCATAAAATCAATTAAAAAACGTTGCATTAAGAATAAATTTCCTCTTTGAGGTCGTTGTGCCATACCCCAAAACCACATTGAATAGTCACAAAAATTCATTCGTGAATCATCTGCAAAATATTTAGTCGTTTTGATATAAGGGTGAACCCAGATTGTTATTTTATAAGGATCTCGAATATCCAAATAATCATGTAATGGACGGACTAATTTATTAATTTCGGTAACATATAATTTCCCCTTCGCATAGGTATAAATAATCCCTCTCTTACGGTCAAATCGAATCCGCCGTTTATTTGGCCATAATATCATTGTTAATAAGAAAATATAATATGCGACCATCCCATAACCGTCCCATACTCTGTGTTTATGTTTTTCCCACATTTCAGCCATAAACTGAGCTTTACTTTCTCCCTTTTTGGAAAATCCTGGATTTTCAAGATCATCTCCATAATATCTATACCATGTTTCTTGAAACCTCGTTTCTGGCATAAAAGAAAACTGTAATGAATGAATATTCATCTCCCTATACTCAGGGTGAATAAAATCATAATAGACAGCCAAAGAGAGCATAAATAAGAAAATAAATTTTATAGGTCCTAGCCACTGTTCTTTAAGCTCTAATGTATTATCATCTATCTTTTTAAACCAACGGCGAATGGCATACTTTTCTCTACGACTTAGTTGATGAATACTCATCTTTTCACCTCCCTTAATCCATAAATAGGCCAGTAGCCCGACCCTCTTTCTCTGGCTATTTTAGTTAACGCATTCTTATATTCAACCGTTTCACTGTATCCTTCAAATTCCTCATCTTCCTTATCTGTTTTATCCTTTTCTCTTAAATCAATCACGATGATTCCTCTATTTTACCCCAACCATCATAATGTAAAGAATCTGTAGGATATTCAAATAAAGTTGGACAAGGCACTTTTCTAAAACCTGCTTGTTTATTTTCTTTTACTGAAATAATACGGAGAAATCTTTTTTCTTTTTCATATTCCTTCTGCTTAGCACTACGCCAAGAAGGTAAGGCTTGGATTGTTGGTGCAATATCAGAAAAATAATCTGCTAATGCTTTTTCTAAAACAGATTGTTTCGGTAAACCCTTACACCATAACCCATCAATCCAACCTATTAAAATACACATTACCCATTCTAATAAATTACGTCTTGAAGATACCGCTTCCATCATACTTGCCAACCGCTCTGGCTCTATATCAGGATTCATAAAATCAACTAAAAATCGTTGCATTAATGGAGTGCTACTTTTCTTAAAAAATGCCTTTTTTGATGTAAATATCAATCCAAATAACGGTAACCACATAGTATAGTCATAAAAAGCCATTTGAGAGGGTTCAAGAAAAAAACGAAAACGTTTGGTATATTGATAAGGGTGTACCCACAGTACAACAGCAAGACGCTTATTCGCAATATACTCCGACAAAGGACGCATTAATTTATTAATTTCGGTAACATATAATTTCCCTTTCGCATAGGTATAAATAATCCCTCTCTTACGGTCAAATCGAATCCGCCGTTTATTTGGCCATAATATCATTGTTAATAAGAAAATATAATATGCGACCATCCCATAACCATCCCATACCCTATGTTTATGTTTTTCCCACATTTCAGCCATAAACTGAGCTTTACTTTCTCCCTTTTTGGAAAATCCTGGATTTTCAAGATCATCTCCATAATATCTATACCATGTTTCTTGAAACCTCGTTTCTGGCATAAAAGAAAATTGTAATGAATGAATATTCATTTCCCTATACTCAGGGTGAATAAAATCATAATAGACAGCCAAAGAGAGCATAAATAAGAAAATAAGTTTTATCGGTCCTAATCGCTTTTCTTTAAGCTCTAATGTATTATCATCTATCTTTTTAAACCAACGGTGAATGGCATACTT comes from the Pasteurella atlantica genome and includes:
- a CDS encoding toxin VasX; this encodes MIKKVISDFSFEDYQKIAKDFSLDNVDWSERQCGVPKIPIYPVRYGLTKDYIDKVKGGQASYQHPVIGNIPEPSGMSRTDVHQLQQIRQGFIYIYAHTQHRESSTDCKGKWMVFRYSTNHNDANGVFHSTKIEMKNYSGKPTFFLYNWKEEGAEGNWDRAELRGYDTVFVDPDVKFIDIAYSDYAWPPQLFDSLESDDKLRQKLMVSVNTDERDKITTYSAPLEKIDEFVLEYSSKENLLVLSEVWHTCVVNAEMPIKTLDGEKGLIVALRDTLGEIQELQQCHIILSERQKQYFAEYAYPLTIGDIIHPKLMHKLRGTTYEGKEKTLFEQDMYKKQLIVDFEDEYKKIAKKGIEDYETPTKEIVAMIATLAKRPSFSGYIEALGKGVKQAKTDNGAILGSGCLLSTVGDVCYSLECSPEGEKVINSVLGATLQKEDNAFDLSEWVGFLSSMLDKVDSIVSLIHKDRRISSKLLAPFYWGMEKLFYTSGRVLVKQWILDLDNTKVALSSEKLSRIYNLEGLDKTPDEFFSAMIEEILSETKAEMLRKRIDRRERRPYLRQLKKLLKPKIKAGKMKIQAAEKISQLKAQHFHGAVGVMGIFTGLLSLSSDDAIQRKLSHSGVEYLATNRVLLKTAAITDITLATWGVASGKAWAKSLGIPEMPDKIVPPKGAGKLSLRTVGANKVAFGVLGLNIIAGVAGMIIAYGGIEAAIRHDDKIALWSYRMIMISGAVTTAGGAVSIMTAGAAKGTLMAGLGSAMAPVLFVAAIIAIIAGGILFFFAKDELQSWLSTGFWGNSENYPFWRLEEREEISRQINDAKILANLEAKKASESDIPTEESFEYSRINRGFIEELYEYGILGGLQVSQLSTGTRFVTIRCAEFSKTPPNTTNLIVKYSVIREGKLITNKLTWKAQLISQSFVVIDLKEEKITDKAIRIDATFTDKEDEEFEGYSETVEYKNALTKIARERGSGYWPIYGLREVKR